In Pectobacterium aroidearum, the following are encoded in one genomic region:
- the proP gene encoding glycine betaine/L-proline transporter ProP, translated as MRLKKKKIEPMKIQDITIIDNARLKKAITAAALGNAMEWFDFGVYGFVAYALGQVFFPGADPGVQMIAALATFSVPFLVRPLGGIFFGAMGDKFGRQKVLSITIIIMSVSTFCIGLIPSYESIGIWAPILLLLAKLAQGFSVGGEYTGAAIFVAEYSPDRRRGFLGSWLDFGSIAGFVMGAGVVVLISSIVGEESFLEWGWRIPFFIAAPLGLIGIYLRHALEETPTFQQHVDNIDKESKDSIQSPPKISLREIVSKQWKGLLICIGMVITTNVTYYMLLTYMPSYLSHSLNYSEDHGVMIIIAVMIGMLFVQPVMGLMSDRYGRKPFIICGSIGLLLLSVPSFILINSDVIGLIFCGLLMLAVLLNSFTGVMASTLPALFPTHIRYSALATSFNVSVLVAGFTPTAAAWLVESTSNLYMPAYYLMVIGLIGLITGMSMRETANQPLKGATPAASDRTEAKELLQEQYDNIELKIEEIDEQIAELEKKRKRLTEQHPEIN; from the coding sequence ATGAGATTAAAAAAGAAAAAAATTGAGCCGATGAAAATTCAGGACATTACCATTATTGATAATGCCAGACTCAAAAAAGCCATTACCGCAGCCGCATTGGGTAATGCGATGGAATGGTTTGATTTTGGTGTATATGGTTTTGTGGCGTATGCGCTCGGACAGGTTTTTTTCCCCGGTGCCGACCCCGGCGTACAAATGATTGCCGCACTGGCAACATTCTCGGTTCCCTTTTTAGTTCGGCCGCTCGGCGGAATATTTTTTGGCGCGATGGGCGATAAATTTGGTCGCCAGAAAGTCTTGTCGATCACCATTATTATCATGTCGGTGAGCACATTCTGTATTGGCTTGATTCCGTCTTATGAATCGATCGGTATTTGGGCGCCGATACTACTGCTGTTGGCGAAACTGGCGCAGGGCTTCTCCGTTGGGGGCGAATATACCGGCGCGGCGATTTTCGTTGCCGAATATTCCCCGGATAGACGACGCGGATTTTTAGGAAGCTGGCTGGATTTCGGCTCGATTGCCGGATTCGTGATGGGGGCAGGTGTCGTGGTGCTTATTTCCTCCATTGTCGGAGAAGAAAGCTTTCTGGAATGGGGATGGCGTATTCCGTTCTTTATTGCTGCACCGCTCGGATTAATTGGGATTTATTTGCGCCATGCGCTGGAAGAAACGCCGACGTTCCAGCAGCACGTGGACAATATTGATAAAGAATCAAAAGACAGCATTCAATCCCCGCCGAAGATTTCTCTGCGTGAAATTGTTAGCAAGCAATGGAAAGGTCTGCTGATCTGTATTGGGATGGTGATTACCACCAACGTGACCTATTACATGCTGCTGACCTATATGCCGAGTTACCTTTCACACAGCCTGAATTACTCGGAAGATCATGGCGTGATGATTATTATTGCCGTCATGATCGGGATGCTGTTTGTGCAGCCGGTGATGGGGCTGATGAGCGATCGCTACGGGCGTAAACCATTTATTATTTGCGGCAGTATTGGGCTGCTGTTGCTGTCAGTACCCAGCTTCATCTTGATCAACAGTGATGTGATCGGGCTGATTTTTTGCGGATTACTGATGCTGGCTGTCCTGCTGAATTCGTTCACGGGGGTGATGGCTTCGACGCTTCCCGCACTGTTCCCGACGCATATTCGTTATAGCGCGCTGGCGACCTCATTTAACGTTTCTGTACTGGTTGCGGGCTTTACGCCGACGGCGGCGGCGTGGCTGGTGGAATCGACCAGTAACCTGTATATGCCGGCGTATTACCTGATGGTGATTGGGCTTATCGGTTTGATTACCGGGATGTCGATGCGAGAAACGGCAAACCAGCCGCTGAAAGGCGCAACGCCTGCGGCGTCGGATCGGACGGAAGCCAAAGAGCTGTTACAGGAACAGTACGACAATATTGAGCTAAAAATAGAAGAGATTGATGAGCAAATTGCCGAGCTGGAGAAGAAAAGAAAACGGCTGACCGAACAGCATCCTGAGATTAATTAA
- a CDS encoding AraC family transcriptional regulator, whose protein sequence is MFIVMRDGVFHMRNVGGKMTQRQQRVREGLSSGDRCRMSEVNRADSRRILPGDIGECWSDFSRIDADLSLAHSQYRPHRALVEETQNPHSQPMLVMTFALAGESAYYDNGGSQIWFRQRHVTITTFGASVGERHYHAQQQVDQLRLLVGKTAAARYFGVECAELLFSGDGVQQRAFAPVSAASQVHVNALCADADPLNRHIHALSLLAQYRHVLQPEERRGAIHLQERQQLEQVCRWMREHLAEPLTLACIATQAGMSESRLKLGFHRCFATTPGQMLLRMRMERAHQLLEQGFQVAQTAWQVGYRHPANFSLAFTRYFSRNPKMITPRK, encoded by the coding sequence AAGACAGCAACGGGTGCGAGAGGGGTTATCGTCCGGCGATCGGTGTCGGATGAGTGAAGTGAATCGCGCTGATTCACGTCGCATCCTGCCGGGCGATATCGGTGAATGCTGGTCGGATTTCAGCCGCATTGATGCGGATCTGTCATTGGCGCATTCACAATACCGCCCGCACCGTGCGTTGGTGGAAGAAACACAGAATCCACATTCGCAACCGATGCTGGTTATGACATTTGCGCTGGCAGGGGAGTCGGCTTATTACGATAACGGCGGTTCACAGATTTGGTTTCGCCAACGGCATGTCACGATTACGACGTTTGGCGCCAGCGTAGGTGAACGTCATTATCACGCTCAGCAGCAGGTCGATCAGCTACGGCTGTTGGTGGGGAAAACGGCGGCGGCTCGTTATTTTGGCGTGGAGTGTGCGGAACTGCTGTTCAGTGGCGATGGGGTACAACAGCGTGCGTTTGCCCCCGTCTCTGCCGCCAGTCAGGTTCATGTCAATGCGCTGTGCGCTGACGCCGATCCGCTAAACCGTCACATCCATGCTTTAAGCCTGCTGGCGCAGTATCGTCACGTCCTGCAGCCGGAAGAGAGGCGCGGCGCTATTCATCTACAAGAACGGCAGCAGTTGGAGCAGGTGTGCCGCTGGATGCGTGAACATCTGGCTGAACCGCTGACGCTGGCTTGTATCGCGACTCAGGCAGGAATGAGTGAATCCAGACTCAAACTCGGATTTCACCGCTGCTTCGCGACCACGCCGGGTCAGATGCTATTGCGGATGCGGATGGAACGGGCGCATCAACTGCTGGAACAGGGATTTCAGGTGGCGCAGACTGCCTGGCAAGTTGGCTATCGGCATCCTGCTAATTTCAGTCTGGCATTTACGCGCTATTTTAGCCGTAACCCAAAAATGATTACGCCGCGTAAGTAA